A stretch of Lewinella sp. 4G2 DNA encodes these proteins:
- a CDS encoding T9SS type A sorting domain-containing protein: protein MHKLLLLLALVFGAVAVNAQVVLETFEDGGPDLTWTAVDGIFDGSVTNPNDSTSNPSAFVGSYTKAGTTGFSLFFADLAEPLDLSVNNEFSIQVNAGAATQLLMKLEGGGESIERMVNIPLADQWRTYTFDFSAAAGFTGINRIVLFFDPGVEESADTYLFDNITANPAGRCAGTVADPIILDNFECQRNVSYSVGFDDVVVIDNPDASGINTSPQVGQYTDRDGGFNALIIDYNDGIDLSVNNRFCMKVWAPVAGEILLKLEGGVSPPFEAPRVAIAEDEIMTWVEVCGDFSSQAAADHENLVLFFNVGVDEAAGDIYYIDDLTLAPAPPAQALEDFEDGALLGWAPLNNNTALHGTFNGPIPNPDMEGNSSANVGSYVRGSSNFSTLTAFLLDGLDLSANPQLNLDVWAPEGASSVTLQLRSAIDGPRSISANIKDPMTWQTLSFNFEEFADVEDFGSISILFDPETTGTGLYYFDNLVQGQSTVDACADVPLDDTILDNFECQRNANYTVGTVNAINNPDLTPANTSTGVGEFVDPPGAFNALVVDFGAPIDLSLNNRFQAKIWAPVEGQILFKLEGGTAGDVETFVDIPATMEWVDYEIDFSASEGGGYTRLVMFFGAGTDNAAPNTYFLDDLQFARAPYVNDCVVTFEEEDLTITSWQYFANGMLEGNDFIISDNPRVGPGNPSAKVGTFEKAADGEFFAGMFADSRAPVVFMAGNKFVKMKVLMDVAGEVVFKLEGGPEEMPQSGDIIAMYTTPNEWQELTFDMSVLPDDTRYDRFVLILNSAVVAENATYFFDDIVVGDAACGTVGLFNPVNFENISVYPNPVNEILNIDNGAGANTFELINMTGQRVRTLTVDQARTQVQWNVADVPRGTYVLTARNANGLLVARTRIVRN from the coding sequence ATGCACAAACTTTTACTCCTTCTGGCCCTCGTTTTTGGCGCAGTGGCCGTCAACGCCCAGGTTGTCCTGGAAACCTTTGAGGACGGCGGTCCGGACCTTACGTGGACGGCCGTCGACGGCATCTTCGATGGTTCCGTCACCAACCCAAATGACTCGACGAGCAACCCCAGCGCATTCGTCGGTTCATACACGAAGGCCGGAACTACCGGCTTCAGCCTATTCTTTGCCGATCTGGCCGAGCCGCTGGACCTCAGCGTGAACAATGAATTCTCCATCCAGGTCAACGCCGGTGCCGCTACCCAACTGCTCATGAAACTTGAGGGCGGCGGGGAAAGTATTGAGCGGATGGTCAACATCCCCCTGGCCGATCAGTGGCGGACTTACACCTTTGATTTCTCCGCTGCCGCTGGCTTTACGGGCATTAACCGCATCGTGCTATTCTTCGACCCCGGCGTGGAGGAGAGCGCGGATACTTACCTCTTTGATAACATTACCGCTAACCCCGCCGGCCGCTGTGCCGGAACGGTCGCGGACCCAATCATCCTGGATAACTTCGAATGCCAGCGCAACGTGAGTTACAGCGTTGGTTTTGACGACGTCGTGGTGATTGACAACCCCGATGCTTCCGGAATTAATACCAGCCCGCAAGTTGGTCAGTACACGGATCGCGACGGTGGATTTAACGCTCTGATTATTGACTACAACGATGGCATCGATCTATCGGTTAACAACCGCTTCTGCATGAAGGTCTGGGCGCCCGTCGCGGGTGAGATCCTCCTCAAGTTGGAGGGCGGCGTTTCTCCACCATTTGAAGCACCCCGGGTAGCGATTGCCGAGGATGAGATCATGACCTGGGTGGAAGTCTGCGGTGACTTCAGCAGCCAGGCGGCCGCCGATCACGAAAATCTCGTGCTCTTCTTTAACGTCGGCGTCGACGAAGCGGCTGGTGACATCTACTACATCGACGACCTAACGCTTGCGCCCGCGCCACCGGCCCAGGCACTGGAGGACTTTGAGGATGGTGCCCTGCTCGGCTGGGCCCCACTGAACAACAATACCGCGCTCCACGGCACCTTCAACGGCCCCATCCCTAACCCCGATATGGAAGGGAACTCGTCCGCCAACGTGGGTAGCTACGTTCGAGGCAGCTCCAACTTTTCAACGCTGACGGCCTTTTTGCTGGACGGCCTGGATCTGAGCGCCAACCCACAGTTGAATCTCGACGTGTGGGCGCCGGAAGGGGCGAGCAGTGTTACCCTCCAGCTACGCAGCGCGATTGATGGCCCCCGTTCCATCTCCGCCAATATCAAGGATCCGATGACCTGGCAGACCCTCAGTTTCAATTTTGAGGAATTCGCCGACGTGGAGGATTTCGGCAGCATCAGCATCCTCTTCGACCCCGAAACAACCGGAACCGGCCTGTACTACTTCGACAACCTAGTCCAGGGCCAGAGCACGGTGGACGCCTGCGCCGATGTGCCGCTGGACGATACTATTCTCGATAATTTCGAGTGCCAGCGCAACGCCAACTACACGGTGGGAACGGTGAACGCAATCAACAACCCCGACCTCACCCCCGCAAACACCAGCACCGGAGTGGGTGAATTCGTGGACCCACCCGGCGCCTTCAATGCTTTGGTAGTGGACTTCGGTGCGCCGATTGACCTCAGCCTTAACAACCGTTTCCAGGCCAAGATCTGGGCACCCGTCGAGGGTCAGATCCTCTTCAAACTTGAAGGGGGCACCGCCGGCGACGTGGAGACTTTCGTGGACATCCCCGCCACGATGGAATGGGTGGACTACGAAATTGATTTCAGCGCCAGCGAAGGTGGTGGCTACACCCGCCTAGTGATGTTCTTTGGCGCCGGTACGGATAACGCCGCACCCAATACATACTTCCTCGACGATCTGCAGTTCGCGCGGGCCCCGTACGTCAACGATTGCGTGGTCACCTTCGAGGAAGAAGACCTGACGATCACTTCCTGGCAGTACTTCGCCAACGGTATGCTGGAGGGAAATGACTTCATCATTTCGGATAACCCCCGTGTTGGCCCCGGTAACCCCAGTGCAAAGGTAGGTACCTTCGAAAAAGCGGCTGATGGTGAATTCTTTGCCGGCATGTTCGCGGACTCCCGCGCGCCGGTCGTCTTTATGGCGGGTAATAAATTCGTCAAGATGAAAGTACTCATGGACGTGGCCGGTGAAGTAGTCTTTAAGCTCGAAGGCGGGCCCGAAGAAATGCCCCAGTCCGGCGATATTATTGCCATGTACACCACCCCCAATGAGTGGCAAGAGCTCACCTTCGATATGAGCGTTCTACCCGATGATACGCGGTATGATCGTTTCGTACTCATCCTTAATAGCGCCGTAGTTGCAGAAAATGCTACGTATTTCTTCGATGATATTGTTGTCGGTGATGCTGCATGTGGTACGGTCGGTCTCTTTAACCCGGTCAATTTCGAGAACATCAGCGTGTACCCGAACCCGGTCAACGAGATCCTGAACATCGATAACGGTGCCGGCGCGAATACCTTCGAGCTCATCAACATGACCGGCCAACGCGTACGGACCCTTACGGTAGATCAGGCGCGGACGCAGGTGCAATGGAATGTGGCGGATGTGCCCCGTGGTACTTACGTACTGACGGCCCGGAACGCGAATGGCCTCCTCGTGGCCCGTACCCGTATCGTCCGTAATTAA
- a CDS encoding glucoamylase family protein, with protein MTFSRFFLLVLVLVSTAGGVLTGQPDALTGVAARAFDHHVEINWEPSPNPFVGNVRVFGATDDGPFSLVGTAANFDGRLIDFVGAQDENRRYFVRAIGSSGQLGDASDTVAVSTFEMSDSMLLDMVQEYTLRYFFEFGHPTSGMARERNTAGFVTTGGTGFGVQALIVGAERGFITYEQARERTSRIVDFLMTVPRFQGAFAHWLNGRSGAVIPFSPTDDGGDIVETALLLQGLLTAKAYYTGDNAEEKALRDNISQLYAEVNWNWYRQLDPTVLTWHWSPNFGFDIDLDVRGFNETHIVYLLAIAAPNPDFAIPRSLYDSGWVGGNYLNSLRFNGIPLLVGRGKGGPLFYTHYSYIAFDPREKKDAYANYFNVGRNHALIDQAHCIENPYNHAGYGENCWGLTASDDPDGYLAHAPDNPTVDNGTIAPTAALSSMPYTPDESMAALKHFYRDLGDRMWGPFGFYDAFNVSRNWYADSYLAIDQGPIICMIENHRSGLLWDLFMSGPEAERIIERVGFVDDLSTSVEAPLPAFLRDQPSVYPNPATEWVTLSLDLAAPASITIDLLSGEGRVIRRITSPGTLGAGAHQLPLHLRPRLNAGLYYLKINGPGAAVTQPLIVGGR; from the coding sequence ATGACCTTTTCCCGTTTTTTCTTGCTAGTGCTCGTCCTGGTATCCACTGCCGGCGGGGTACTGACCGGGCAACCGGATGCCCTCACAGGAGTGGCCGCCCGTGCCTTCGACCACCACGTCGAGATCAACTGGGAACCTTCACCTAACCCTTTCGTGGGTAACGTCCGCGTTTTTGGCGCCACGGATGACGGGCCATTCTCTTTGGTCGGTACCGCCGCTAATTTCGACGGGCGGCTGATCGATTTTGTAGGAGCCCAGGATGAGAATCGGCGTTACTTCGTCCGGGCGATCGGATCTAGCGGGCAGTTGGGGGATGCTTCCGATACGGTAGCCGTCTCCACCTTCGAGATGAGTGATTCGATGTTGCTGGATATGGTCCAGGAATACACCCTCCGCTACTTCTTTGAATTCGGCCACCCTACGTCAGGGATGGCCCGGGAACGAAACACGGCTGGTTTCGTCACGACGGGCGGCACGGGCTTCGGCGTCCAGGCCCTAATTGTAGGGGCGGAACGCGGCTTCATCACCTACGAGCAGGCCCGGGAACGAACCAGTAGGATCGTAGATTTCCTAATGACCGTCCCCCGCTTTCAGGGGGCGTTCGCCCACTGGTTGAACGGGCGGTCGGGAGCCGTGATTCCCTTTAGCCCTACGGATGACGGGGGAGACATCGTGGAAACGGCCCTCCTGTTACAGGGGCTACTCACCGCGAAAGCCTACTACACGGGGGATAACGCGGAGGAAAAGGCCCTGCGCGACAACATCAGCCAACTGTACGCCGAGGTGAACTGGAACTGGTATCGCCAACTTGACCCTACGGTGTTGACGTGGCACTGGTCGCCCAACTTCGGTTTCGACATCGACCTGGACGTACGGGGCTTTAACGAAACCCACATCGTCTACTTGCTGGCCATCGCTGCCCCCAATCCTGATTTTGCCATTCCGCGCTCCCTCTACGACTCCGGTTGGGTCGGCGGTAATTACCTCAACTCCCTCAGGTTTAATGGCATCCCACTCCTGGTGGGGCGGGGTAAGGGAGGCCCGTTGTTTTACACCCATTACAGCTACATCGCCTTCGACCCGCGGGAGAAGAAGGATGCTTACGCCAACTACTTCAACGTCGGGCGCAACCACGCGCTGATCGACCAGGCCCACTGTATCGAAAACCCATACAACCACGCCGGTTACGGAGAAAACTGTTGGGGACTTACTGCGAGTGACGACCCCGACGGCTACCTCGCCCACGCGCCGGATAACCCTACCGTCGATAACGGTACCATCGCCCCAACGGCCGCCCTCAGTAGCATGCCGTACACGCCGGACGAAAGCATGGCCGCCCTCAAGCACTTCTATCGAGACCTTGGCGACCGGATGTGGGGCCCCTTCGGTTTTTATGATGCCTTCAACGTCAGCCGCAACTGGTACGCGGATAGCTACCTGGCCATTGACCAGGGGCCCATCATCTGTATGATTGAGAACCATCGTTCCGGTTTGCTGTGGGACCTCTTCATGAGTGGCCCCGAAGCCGAACGCATCATCGAGAGGGTAGGGTTCGTTGACGACCTGAGCACCTCCGTCGAAGCCCCCCTTCCCGCTTTTCTGCGGGATCAACCCAGCGTTTACCCTAACCCCGCTACCGAGTGGGTTACCCTCAGCCTTGACCTCGCCGCGCCCGCGTCCATTACCATCGACCTCCTCAGTGGGGAGGGGCGGGTGATTCGCCGGATCACCTCCCCCGGAACATTGGGGGCGGGCGCGCACCAACTTCCCCTGCACCTGCGGCCGCGCCTGAACGCCGGGCTCTACTACCTGAAGATCAACGGCCCGGGTGCCGCGGTGACGCAACCACTAATCGTGGGTGGGCGGTAG
- a CDS encoding T9SS type A sorting domain-containing protein: MQVNINMQKTLLFFLVLVSGSVLRAQCENVNPDCNILNDFECQTNYIGLPAVVNPAPDDVNGSTMVGEYVDQNDAYDGLFTDFRGPLDLTIFNQLRIKVYTDAMPAGRFLAILQGGTSPSSEKQVASMTSGVWTEYVFDFSDQASADHSELILIFNADITRTNGPETYFLDDVRFAADAGATDPCSNVEADPSILNDFECQQNEPFQTCFPIVANPLVNADNPSDRVGCFQDIGAEFDNIFIQFDGPIDLTTNNQFSMKVNSATPGNLIVKLEGGTSPSIEVNTTVMGTSTWETIAVDFSAQANENHTRLVLFFNSGNVPGPNDKYFLDDIAFEAVLPVSLVDFTASVVKEAVRLDWETSLEEGSRRFVVEHRTNRSNWSEVGEIAAAGNSEGTRPYTFLHGAGSGQHLYRLRMEDLDGSLEYSPVRSANIVRTEAGLTVSPNPVEDQFSLAFTSPVDGESLVELVDLSGRVVLRKQVQVAKGANSVSIAFPATAARGTYLLRMTDEQRVNSVFIVH, from the coding sequence ATGCAAGTAAACATTAATATGCAGAAGACGCTACTCTTTTTCCTCGTGCTCGTCAGTGGCTCCGTATTACGGGCGCAGTGCGAGAATGTGAACCCCGATTGTAACATCCTTAACGACTTTGAGTGCCAAACCAATTATATCGGTTTACCTGCGGTCGTCAACCCCGCACCTGATGACGTGAACGGCAGCACAATGGTCGGTGAGTACGTAGACCAGAACGATGCCTACGATGGCCTCTTCACGGACTTTCGCGGCCCGCTGGACCTGACCATTTTTAACCAGCTCCGCATCAAGGTGTACACCGACGCCATGCCCGCCGGTCGCTTTTTGGCGATCCTACAGGGTGGTACTTCTCCCTCGAGTGAAAAGCAGGTGGCGTCCATGACGAGCGGGGTCTGGACGGAGTATGTCTTCGACTTTTCCGACCAAGCCAGCGCCGACCACTCGGAACTCATCCTGATCTTTAACGCTGACATTACCCGAACAAACGGACCGGAAACCTACTTCCTGGACGACGTGCGTTTTGCGGCCGACGCCGGGGCCACCGATCCCTGTTCCAACGTGGAGGCGGATCCCTCCATTCTAAATGACTTTGAGTGCCAACAGAATGAGCCCTTCCAGACTTGTTTCCCCATTGTCGCTAATCCGCTGGTGAACGCAGATAACCCCAGCGACCGGGTGGGCTGCTTTCAGGATATCGGTGCCGAATTTGATAACATCTTTATTCAGTTTGACGGACCGATTGACCTGACTACGAATAACCAGTTCTCGATGAAGGTCAACTCCGCCACTCCCGGAAATTTGATCGTCAAGTTAGAGGGAGGGACGTCGCCCAGCATTGAGGTCAATACCACAGTGATGGGTACCAGCACCTGGGAAACCATCGCGGTTGATTTTTCGGCTCAGGCCAACGAAAATCATACCCGTCTGGTCCTCTTCTTCAACTCGGGTAACGTACCTGGCCCTAACGACAAGTACTTCCTTGATGACATTGCTTTCGAAGCGGTACTTCCGGTTAGCCTGGTCGACTTTACGGCATCAGTAGTGAAAGAGGCGGTGCGGCTCGACTGGGAAACCTCCCTGGAGGAAGGCTCCCGCCGCTTCGTCGTCGAGCACCGAACGAACCGGTCCAATTGGTCCGAAGTGGGAGAAATCGCTGCGGCCGGTAACAGTGAAGGCACCCGCCCCTACACCTTTCTCCACGGCGCGGGGAGTGGCCAACACCTCTACCGTCTACGGATGGAAGACCTGGACGGTAGCCTTGAATACTCTCCCGTGCGCTCAGCTAATATCGTACGTACGGAGGCAGGCCTGACCGTATCACCTAACCCGGTGGAAGATCAATTCTCCTTAGCCTTCACCTCGCCGGTCGACGGGGAATCACTGGTGGAGTTGGTGGATCTTTCCGGGAGAGTGGTGCTACGGAAACAAGTCCAGGTGGCGAAGGGAGCGAACAGCGTTTCAATCGCCTTTCCCGCGACGGCAGCTCGTGGTACTTACCTCCTTAGAATGACGGATGAGCAGCGGGTCAACTCCGTATTCATTGTGCACTAA